In Channa argus isolate prfri chromosome 23, Channa argus male v1.0, whole genome shotgun sequence, the following are encoded in one genomic region:
- the LOC137108454 gene encoding suppressor of tumorigenicity 7 protein homolog isoform X6: MNLSAQDHQTFFTCDSDHLRPADAIMQKAWRERNPQARISAAHEALELEDCATAYILLAEEEATTIMEAERLFKQALKAGESCYRRSQQLQHHGTQYEAQHRRDTNVLVYIKRRLAMCSRKLGRTREAVKMMRDLMKEFPLLSMFNIHENLLESLLELQNYADVQAVLAKYDDISLPKSATICYTAALLKARAVSDKFSPEAASRRGLSTAEMNAVEAIHRAVEFNPHVPKYLLEMKSLILPPEHILKRGDSEAIAYAFFHLQHWKRVEGALNLLHCTWEGTFRMIPYPLEKGHLFYPYPICTETADRELLPTVFHEVSVYPKKELPFFILFTAGLCSFTAMLALLTHQFPELMGVFAKAFLSTLFAPLNFIMEKVESILPSSLWHQLTRI; this comes from the exons ATGAACTTGTCAGCCCAAGACCACCAGACCTTCTTCACCTGCGACTCAGACCACCTCCGACCTGCTGACGCTA TCATGCAGAAGGCCTGGAGAGAGAGGAACCCGCAGGCCCGAATCTCTGCAGCACATGAAGCCCTGGAGCTTGAAGA CTGTGCGACAGCGTACATCCTCctggcagaggaggaggccacCACCATTATGGAGGCTGAACGTTTGTTTAAACAGGCGCTGAAAGCTGGAGAGAGCTGCTACCGCCGCAGCCAGCAGCTCCAACATCACGGTACACAGTACGAAGCCCAGCACA GAAGAGACACTAATGTGTTGGTGTATATAAAGAGGAGACTGGCCATGTGCTCCAGAAAGCTTGGCCGAACGCGAGAAGCAGTTAAAATGATGCGAGAC ttaaTGAAGGAGTTCCCTCTCCTCAGTATGTTCAACATCCACGAGAACCTGCTGGAGTCACTACTAGAGCTCCAGAACTACGCCGACGTCCAGGCCGTTCTGGCCAAGTATGACG ATATTAGTTTACCCAAATCTGCAACGATATGCTACACAGCAGCCTTGCTCAAAGCCAGGGCGGTGTCTGACAA GTTCTCTCCAGAGGCAGCATCCAGGCGAGGGCTGAGCACAGCAGAGATGAACGCAGTAGAAGCAATTCACAGAGCGGTGGAGTTCAACCCTCACGTCCCCaaa TATCTGCTGGAGATGAAGAGTCTGATTCTTCCTCCAGAACACATCCTGAAGAGAGGAGACAGCGAGGCCATCGCCTACGCCTTCTTCCACCTGCAGCACTGGAAACGGGTGGAGGGGGCACTTAACCTGCTGCACTGCACGTGGGAGGGCA catTCAGAATGATCCCATATCCTCTGGAGAAGGGTCATCTGTTCTACCCCTACCCAATCTGCACAGAGACAGCAGACAGAGAGCTGCTACCCA CAGTGTTTCACGAGGTGTCGGTCTACCCGAAGAAGGAGCTGcccttcttcatcctcttcacaGCCGGTCTCTGCTCCTTCACAGCCATGCTGGCTCTGCTCACACACCAGTTCCCTGAGCTCATGGGAGTGTTTGCTAAAGCT TTCCTTAGCACACTGTTTGCCCCTCTGAACTTCATCATGGAGAAGGTAGAGAGCATCCTGCCATCCAGCCTCTGGCACCAACTCACTCGCATCTAA
- the LOC137108454 gene encoding suppressor of tumorigenicity 7 protein homolog isoform X4, producing the protein MFLNTLTPKFYVALTGTSSLISGLILIFEWWYFRKYGTSFIEQVSVSHLRPLLGGVDSSSPSNSNTSNGEADSNRQSVSECKVWRNPLNLFRGAEYNRYTWVTGREPLTYYDMNLSAQDHQTFFTCDSDHLRPADAIMQKAWRERNPQARISAAHEALELEDCATAYILLAEEEATTIMEAERLFKQALKAGESCYRRSQQLQHHGTQYEAQHRRDTNVLVYIKRRLAMCSRKLGRTREAVKMMRDLMKEFPLLSMFNIHENLLESLLELQNYADVQAVLAKYDDISLPKSATICYTAALLKARAVSDKFSPEAASRRGLSTAEMNAVEAIHRAVEFNPHVPKYLLEMKSLILPPEHILKRGDSEAIAYAFFHLQHWKRVEGALNLLHCTWEGTFRMIPYPLEKGHLFYPYPICTETADRELLPTVFHEVSVYPKKELPFFILFTAGLCSFTAMLALLTHQFPELMGVFAKAFLSTLFAPLNFIMEKVESILPSSLWHQLTRI; encoded by the exons ATGTTTCTCAACACCCTGACGCCCAAGTTTTATGTGGCTCTGACGGGCACTTCCTCCCTCATATCAGGACTTATATTG ATCTTTGAGTGGTGGTATTTCAGAAAATATGGGACCTCCTTCATAGAGCAGGTATCTGTGAGTCACCTGCGCCCCCTGCTGGGCGGAGTGGACAGCAGCTCCCCCAGCAACTCCAACACCAGTAACGGGGAGGCGGACTCCAATCGGCAAAGTGTGTCCG AATGTAAAGTGTGGAGAAATCCGCTGAATTTATTTCGTGGAGCCGAGTATAATCG GTATACGTGGGTAACGGGTCGAGAGCCGCTGACGTACTATGACATGAACTTGTCAGCCCAAGACCACCAGACCTTCTTCACCTGCGACTCAGACCACCTCCGACCTGCTGACGCTA TCATGCAGAAGGCCTGGAGAGAGAGGAACCCGCAGGCCCGAATCTCTGCAGCACATGAAGCCCTGGAGCTTGAAGA CTGTGCGACAGCGTACATCCTCctggcagaggaggaggccacCACCATTATGGAGGCTGAACGTTTGTTTAAACAGGCGCTGAAAGCTGGAGAGAGCTGCTACCGCCGCAGCCAGCAGCTCCAACATCACGGTACACAGTACGAAGCCCAGCACA GAAGAGACACTAATGTGTTGGTGTATATAAAGAGGAGACTGGCCATGTGCTCCAGAAAGCTTGGCCGAACGCGAGAAGCAGTTAAAATGATGCGAGAC ttaaTGAAGGAGTTCCCTCTCCTCAGTATGTTCAACATCCACGAGAACCTGCTGGAGTCACTACTAGAGCTCCAGAACTACGCCGACGTCCAGGCCGTTCTGGCCAAGTATGACG ATATTAGTTTACCCAAATCTGCAACGATATGCTACACAGCAGCCTTGCTCAAAGCCAGGGCGGTGTCTGACAA GTTCTCTCCAGAGGCAGCATCCAGGCGAGGGCTGAGCACAGCAGAGATGAACGCAGTAGAAGCAATTCACAGAGCGGTGGAGTTCAACCCTCACGTCCCCaaa TATCTGCTGGAGATGAAGAGTCTGATTCTTCCTCCAGAACACATCCTGAAGAGAGGAGACAGCGAGGCCATCGCCTACGCCTTCTTCCACCTGCAGCACTGGAAACGGGTGGAGGGGGCACTTAACCTGCTGCACTGCACGTGGGAGGGCA catTCAGAATGATCCCATATCCTCTGGAGAAGGGTCATCTGTTCTACCCCTACCCAATCTGCACAGAGACAGCAGACAGAGAGCTGCTACCCA CAGTGTTTCACGAGGTGTCGGTCTACCCGAAGAAGGAGCTGcccttcttcatcctcttcacaGCCGGTCTCTGCTCCTTCACAGCCATGCTGGCTCTGCTCACACACCAGTTCCCTGAGCTCATGGGAGTGTTTGCTAAAGCT TTCCTTAGCACACTGTTTGCCCCTCTGAACTTCATCATGGAGAAGGTAGAGAGCATCCTGCCATCCAGCCTCTGGCACCAACTCACTCGCATCTAA
- the LOC137108454 gene encoding suppressor of tumorigenicity 7 protein homolog isoform X3, whose product MEVSMFLNTLTPKFYVALTGTSSLISGLILIFEWWYFRKYGTSFIEQVSVSHLRPLLGGVDSSSPSNSNTSNGEADSNRQSVSECKVWRNPLNLFRGAEYNRYTWVTGREPLTYYDMNLSAQDHQTFFTCDSDHLRPADAIMQKAWRERNPQARISAAHEALELEDCATAYILLAEEEATTIMEAERLFKQALKAGESCYRRSQQLQHHGTQYEAQHRRDTNVLVYIKRRLAMCSRKLGRTREAVKMMRDLMKEFPLLSMFNIHENLLESLLELQNYADVQAVLAKYDDISLPKSATICYTAALLKARAVSDKFSPEAASRRGLSTAEMNAVEAIHRAVEFNPHVPKYLLEMKSLILPPEHILKRGDSEAIAYAFFHLQHWKRVEGALNLLHCTWEGTFRMIPYPLEKGHLFYPYPICTETADRELLPTVFHEVSVYPKKELPFFILFTAGLCSFTAMLALLTHQFPELMGVFAKAFLSTLFAPLNFIMEKVESILPSSLWHQLTRI is encoded by the exons TAAGCATGTTTCTCAACACCCTGACGCCCAAGTTTTATGTGGCTCTGACGGGCACTTCCTCCCTCATATCAGGACTTATATTG ATCTTTGAGTGGTGGTATTTCAGAAAATATGGGACCTCCTTCATAGAGCAGGTATCTGTGAGTCACCTGCGCCCCCTGCTGGGCGGAGTGGACAGCAGCTCCCCCAGCAACTCCAACACCAGTAACGGGGAGGCGGACTCCAATCGGCAAAGTGTGTCCG AATGTAAAGTGTGGAGAAATCCGCTGAATTTATTTCGTGGAGCCGAGTATAATCG GTATACGTGGGTAACGGGTCGAGAGCCGCTGACGTACTATGACATGAACTTGTCAGCCCAAGACCACCAGACCTTCTTCACCTGCGACTCAGACCACCTCCGACCTGCTGACGCTA TCATGCAGAAGGCCTGGAGAGAGAGGAACCCGCAGGCCCGAATCTCTGCAGCACATGAAGCCCTGGAGCTTGAAGA CTGTGCGACAGCGTACATCCTCctggcagaggaggaggccacCACCATTATGGAGGCTGAACGTTTGTTTAAACAGGCGCTGAAAGCTGGAGAGAGCTGCTACCGCCGCAGCCAGCAGCTCCAACATCACGGTACACAGTACGAAGCCCAGCACA GAAGAGACACTAATGTGTTGGTGTATATAAAGAGGAGACTGGCCATGTGCTCCAGAAAGCTTGGCCGAACGCGAGAAGCAGTTAAAATGATGCGAGAC ttaaTGAAGGAGTTCCCTCTCCTCAGTATGTTCAACATCCACGAGAACCTGCTGGAGTCACTACTAGAGCTCCAGAACTACGCCGACGTCCAGGCCGTTCTGGCCAAGTATGACG ATATTAGTTTACCCAAATCTGCAACGATATGCTACACAGCAGCCTTGCTCAAAGCCAGGGCGGTGTCTGACAA GTTCTCTCCAGAGGCAGCATCCAGGCGAGGGCTGAGCACAGCAGAGATGAACGCAGTAGAAGCAATTCACAGAGCGGTGGAGTTCAACCCTCACGTCCCCaaa TATCTGCTGGAGATGAAGAGTCTGATTCTTCCTCCAGAACACATCCTGAAGAGAGGAGACAGCGAGGCCATCGCCTACGCCTTCTTCCACCTGCAGCACTGGAAACGGGTGGAGGGGGCACTTAACCTGCTGCACTGCACGTGGGAGGGCA catTCAGAATGATCCCATATCCTCTGGAGAAGGGTCATCTGTTCTACCCCTACCCAATCTGCACAGAGACAGCAGACAGAGAGCTGCTACCCA CAGTGTTTCACGAGGTGTCGGTCTACCCGAAGAAGGAGCTGcccttcttcatcctcttcacaGCCGGTCTCTGCTCCTTCACAGCCATGCTGGCTCTGCTCACACACCAGTTCCCTGAGCTCATGGGAGTGTTTGCTAAAGCT TTCCTTAGCACACTGTTTGCCCCTCTGAACTTCATCATGGAGAAGGTAGAGAGCATCCTGCCATCCAGCCTCTGGCACCAACTCACTCGCATCTAA
- the LOC137108454 gene encoding suppressor of tumorigenicity 7 protein homolog isoform X2, translating to MFGTESSLSMFLNTLTPKFYVALTGTSSLISGLILIFEWWYFRKYGTSFIEQVSVSHLRPLLGGVDSSSPSNSNTSNGEADSNRQSVSECKVWRNPLNLFRGAEYNRYTWVTGREPLTYYDMNLSAQDHQTFFTCDSDHLRPADAIMQKAWRERNPQARISAAHEALELEDCATAYILLAEEEATTIMEAERLFKQALKAGESCYRRSQQLQHHGTQYEAQHRRDTNVLVYIKRRLAMCSRKLGRTREAVKMMRDLMKEFPLLSMFNIHENLLESLLELQNYADVQAVLAKYDDISLPKSATICYTAALLKARAVSDKFSPEAASRRGLSTAEMNAVEAIHRAVEFNPHVPKYLLEMKSLILPPEHILKRGDSEAIAYAFFHLQHWKRVEGALNLLHCTWEGTFRMIPYPLEKGHLFYPYPICTETADRELLPTVFHEVSVYPKKELPFFILFTAGLCSFTAMLALLTHQFPELMGVFAKAFLSTLFAPLNFIMEKVESILPSSLWHQLTRI from the exons TAAGCATGTTTCTCAACACCCTGACGCCCAAGTTTTATGTGGCTCTGACGGGCACTTCCTCCCTCATATCAGGACTTATATTG ATCTTTGAGTGGTGGTATTTCAGAAAATATGGGACCTCCTTCATAGAGCAGGTATCTGTGAGTCACCTGCGCCCCCTGCTGGGCGGAGTGGACAGCAGCTCCCCCAGCAACTCCAACACCAGTAACGGGGAGGCGGACTCCAATCGGCAAAGTGTGTCCG AATGTAAAGTGTGGAGAAATCCGCTGAATTTATTTCGTGGAGCCGAGTATAATCG GTATACGTGGGTAACGGGTCGAGAGCCGCTGACGTACTATGACATGAACTTGTCAGCCCAAGACCACCAGACCTTCTTCACCTGCGACTCAGACCACCTCCGACCTGCTGACGCTA TCATGCAGAAGGCCTGGAGAGAGAGGAACCCGCAGGCCCGAATCTCTGCAGCACATGAAGCCCTGGAGCTTGAAGA CTGTGCGACAGCGTACATCCTCctggcagaggaggaggccacCACCATTATGGAGGCTGAACGTTTGTTTAAACAGGCGCTGAAAGCTGGAGAGAGCTGCTACCGCCGCAGCCAGCAGCTCCAACATCACGGTACACAGTACGAAGCCCAGCACA GAAGAGACACTAATGTGTTGGTGTATATAAAGAGGAGACTGGCCATGTGCTCCAGAAAGCTTGGCCGAACGCGAGAAGCAGTTAAAATGATGCGAGAC ttaaTGAAGGAGTTCCCTCTCCTCAGTATGTTCAACATCCACGAGAACCTGCTGGAGTCACTACTAGAGCTCCAGAACTACGCCGACGTCCAGGCCGTTCTGGCCAAGTATGACG ATATTAGTTTACCCAAATCTGCAACGATATGCTACACAGCAGCCTTGCTCAAAGCCAGGGCGGTGTCTGACAA GTTCTCTCCAGAGGCAGCATCCAGGCGAGGGCTGAGCACAGCAGAGATGAACGCAGTAGAAGCAATTCACAGAGCGGTGGAGTTCAACCCTCACGTCCCCaaa TATCTGCTGGAGATGAAGAGTCTGATTCTTCCTCCAGAACACATCCTGAAGAGAGGAGACAGCGAGGCCATCGCCTACGCCTTCTTCCACCTGCAGCACTGGAAACGGGTGGAGGGGGCACTTAACCTGCTGCACTGCACGTGGGAGGGCA catTCAGAATGATCCCATATCCTCTGGAGAAGGGTCATCTGTTCTACCCCTACCCAATCTGCACAGAGACAGCAGACAGAGAGCTGCTACCCA CAGTGTTTCACGAGGTGTCGGTCTACCCGAAGAAGGAGCTGcccttcttcatcctcttcacaGCCGGTCTCTGCTCCTTCACAGCCATGCTGGCTCTGCTCACACACCAGTTCCCTGAGCTCATGGGAGTGTTTGCTAAAGCT TTCCTTAGCACACTGTTTGCCCCTCTGAACTTCATCATGGAGAAGGTAGAGAGCATCCTGCCATCCAGCCTCTGGCACCAACTCACTCGCATCTAA
- the LOC137108454 gene encoding suppressor of tumorigenicity 7 protein homolog isoform X5 → MENSIWAPGPAMFGTESSLSMFLNTLTPKFYVALTGTSSLISGLILIFEWWYFRKYGTSFIEQVSVSHLRPLLGGVDSSSPSNSNTSNGEADSNRQSVSECKVWRNPLNLFRGAEYNRYTWVTGREPLTYYDMNLSAQDHQTFFTCDSDHLRPADAIMQKAWRERNPQARISAAHEALELEDCATAYILLAEEEATTIMEAERLFKQALKAGESCYRRSQQLQHHGTQYEAQHRRDTNVLVYIKRRLAMCSRKLGRTREAVKMMRDLMKEFPLLSMFNIHENLLESLLELQNYADVQAVLAKYDDISLPKSATICYTAALLKARAVSDKFSPEAASRRGLSTAEMNAVEAIHRAVEFNPHVPKYLLEMKSLILPPEHILKRGDSEAIAYAFFHLQHWKRVEGALNLLHCTWEGTFRMIPYPLEKGHLFYPYPICTETADRELLPTVFHEVSVYPKKELPFFILFTAGLCSFTAMLALLTHQFPELMGVFAKAFLSTLFAPLNFIMEKVESILPSSLWHQLTRI, encoded by the exons TAAGCATGTTTCTCAACACCCTGACGCCCAAGTTTTATGTGGCTCTGACGGGCACTTCCTCCCTCATATCAGGACTTATATTG ATCTTTGAGTGGTGGTATTTCAGAAAATATGGGACCTCCTTCATAGAGCAGGTATCTGTGAGTCACCTGCGCCCCCTGCTGGGCGGAGTGGACAGCAGCTCCCCCAGCAACTCCAACACCAGTAACGGGGAGGCGGACTCCAATCGGCAAAGTGTGTCCG AATGTAAAGTGTGGAGAAATCCGCTGAATTTATTTCGTGGAGCCGAGTATAATCG GTATACGTGGGTAACGGGTCGAGAGCCGCTGACGTACTATGACATGAACTTGTCAGCCCAAGACCACCAGACCTTCTTCACCTGCGACTCAGACCACCTCCGACCTGCTGACGCTA TCATGCAGAAGGCCTGGAGAGAGAGGAACCCGCAGGCCCGAATCTCTGCAGCACATGAAGCCCTGGAGCTTGAAGA CTGTGCGACAGCGTACATCCTCctggcagaggaggaggccacCACCATTATGGAGGCTGAACGTTTGTTTAAACAGGCGCTGAAAGCTGGAGAGAGCTGCTACCGCCGCAGCCAGCAGCTCCAACATCACGGTACACAGTACGAAGCCCAGCACA GAAGAGACACTAATGTGTTGGTGTATATAAAGAGGAGACTGGCCATGTGCTCCAGAAAGCTTGGCCGAACGCGAGAAGCAGTTAAAATGATGCGAGAC ttaaTGAAGGAGTTCCCTCTCCTCAGTATGTTCAACATCCACGAGAACCTGCTGGAGTCACTACTAGAGCTCCAGAACTACGCCGACGTCCAGGCCGTTCTGGCCAAGTATGACG ATATTAGTTTACCCAAATCTGCAACGATATGCTACACAGCAGCCTTGCTCAAAGCCAGGGCGGTGTCTGACAA GTTCTCTCCAGAGGCAGCATCCAGGCGAGGGCTGAGCACAGCAGAGATGAACGCAGTAGAAGCAATTCACAGAGCGGTGGAGTTCAACCCTCACGTCCCCaaa TATCTGCTGGAGATGAAGAGTCTGATTCTTCCTCCAGAACACATCCTGAAGAGAGGAGACAGCGAGGCCATCGCCTACGCCTTCTTCCACCTGCAGCACTGGAAACGGGTGGAGGGGGCACTTAACCTGCTGCACTGCACGTGGGAGGGCA catTCAGAATGATCCCATATCCTCTGGAGAAGGGTCATCTGTTCTACCCCTACCCAATCTGCACAGAGACAGCAGACAGAGAGCTGCTACCCA CAGTGTTTCACGAGGTGTCGGTCTACCCGAAGAAGGAGCTGcccttcttcatcctcttcacaGCCGGTCTCTGCTCCTTCACAGCCATGCTGGCTCTGCTCACACACCAGTTCCCTGAGCTCATGGGAGTGTTTGCTAAAGCT TTCCTTAGCACACTGTTTGCCCCTCTGAACTTCATCATGGAGAAGGTAGAGAGCATCCTGCCATCCAGCCTCTGGCACCAACTCACTCGCATCTAA
- the LOC137108454 gene encoding suppressor of tumorigenicity 7 protein homolog isoform X1, whose translation MENSIWAPGPAMFGTESSLSMFLNTLTPKFYVALTGTSSLISGLILIFEWWYFRKYGTSFIEQVSVSHLRPLLGGVDSSSPSNSNTSNGEADSNRQSVSECKVWRNPLNLFRGAEYNRYTWVTGREPLTYYDMNLSAQDHQTFFTCDSDHLRPADAIMQKAWRERNPQARISAAHEALELEDCATAYILLAEEEATTIMEAERLFKQALKAGESCYRRSQQLQHHGTQYEAQHRRDTNVLVYIKRRLAMCSRKLGRTREAVKMMRDLMKEFPLLSMFNIHENLLESLLELQNYADVQAVLAKYDDISLPKSATICYTAALLKARAVSDKFSPEAASRRGLSTAEMNAVEAIHRAVEFNPHVPKYLLEMKSLILPPEHILKRGDSEAIAYAFFHLQHWKRVEGALNLLHCTWEGTFRMIPYPLEKGHLFYPYPICTETADRELLPMFHEVSVYPKKELPFFILFTAGLCSFTAMLALLTHQFPELMGVFAKAFLSTLFAPLNFIMEKVESILPSSLWHQLTRI comes from the exons TAAGCATGTTTCTCAACACCCTGACGCCCAAGTTTTATGTGGCTCTGACGGGCACTTCCTCCCTCATATCAGGACTTATATTG ATCTTTGAGTGGTGGTATTTCAGAAAATATGGGACCTCCTTCATAGAGCAGGTATCTGTGAGTCACCTGCGCCCCCTGCTGGGCGGAGTGGACAGCAGCTCCCCCAGCAACTCCAACACCAGTAACGGGGAGGCGGACTCCAATCGGCAAAGTGTGTCCG AATGTAAAGTGTGGAGAAATCCGCTGAATTTATTTCGTGGAGCCGAGTATAATCG GTATACGTGGGTAACGGGTCGAGAGCCGCTGACGTACTATGACATGAACTTGTCAGCCCAAGACCACCAGACCTTCTTCACCTGCGACTCAGACCACCTCCGACCTGCTGACGCTA TCATGCAGAAGGCCTGGAGAGAGAGGAACCCGCAGGCCCGAATCTCTGCAGCACATGAAGCCCTGGAGCTTGAAGA CTGTGCGACAGCGTACATCCTCctggcagaggaggaggccacCACCATTATGGAGGCTGAACGTTTGTTTAAACAGGCGCTGAAAGCTGGAGAGAGCTGCTACCGCCGCAGCCAGCAGCTCCAACATCACGGTACACAGTACGAAGCCCAGCACA GAAGAGACACTAATGTGTTGGTGTATATAAAGAGGAGACTGGCCATGTGCTCCAGAAAGCTTGGCCGAACGCGAGAAGCAGTTAAAATGATGCGAGAC ttaaTGAAGGAGTTCCCTCTCCTCAGTATGTTCAACATCCACGAGAACCTGCTGGAGTCACTACTAGAGCTCCAGAACTACGCCGACGTCCAGGCCGTTCTGGCCAAGTATGACG ATATTAGTTTACCCAAATCTGCAACGATATGCTACACAGCAGCCTTGCTCAAAGCCAGGGCGGTGTCTGACAA GTTCTCTCCAGAGGCAGCATCCAGGCGAGGGCTGAGCACAGCAGAGATGAACGCAGTAGAAGCAATTCACAGAGCGGTGGAGTTCAACCCTCACGTCCCCaaa TATCTGCTGGAGATGAAGAGTCTGATTCTTCCTCCAGAACACATCCTGAAGAGAGGAGACAGCGAGGCCATCGCCTACGCCTTCTTCCACCTGCAGCACTGGAAACGGGTGGAGGGGGCACTTAACCTGCTGCACTGCACGTGGGAGGGCA catTCAGAATGATCCCATATCCTCTGGAGAAGGGTCATCTGTTCTACCCCTACCCAATCTGCACAGAGACAGCAGACAGAGAGCTGCTACCCA TGTTTCACGAGGTGTCGGTCTACCCGAAGAAGGAGCTGcccttcttcatcctcttcacaGCCGGTCTCTGCTCCTTCACAGCCATGCTGGCTCTGCTCACACACCAGTTCCCTGAGCTCATGGGAGTGTTTGCTAAAGCT TTCCTTAGCACACTGTTTGCCCCTCTGAACTTCATCATGGAGAAGGTAGAGAGCATCCTGCCATCCAGCCTCTGGCACCAACTCACTCGCATCTAA